A window from Telopea speciosissima isolate NSW1024214 ecotype Mountain lineage chromosome 8, Tspe_v1, whole genome shotgun sequence encodes these proteins:
- the LOC122672626 gene encoding protein FEZ-like, translating into MEEKNDVDKVDEVMLPGFRFHPTDEELVGFYLKRKIQQRPLSIELIKQLDIYKYDPWDLPKLATTGEKEWYFYCPRDRKYRNSARPNRVTGAGFWKATGTDRPIYSSEGSKCIGLKKSLVFYKGRAAKGIKTDWMMHEFRLPSLTDSAPSKRPTAKTLPANDSWAICRIFKKTNSMAQRALSHSWVSPLTETNGSDVLTQGVHCTQYSSENISCTTAAGSAIQFSCNNDLQQSSCTSFSPLEIPSYKPINQTVCKTSILPISNGDLPTGFMFSPLEMPGPAKCTVDVASMLFNLSPALFMDVSKASESIDFNGPQQQCNGLSIILPQEMQGNMATGVEETCSRKNSNASPTINEWGTVRSIGFPFSLPPTMPDAWKTISPWDSPSCPSEMSANYSTNKCYN; encoded by the exons ATGGAGGAGAAGAACGATGTCGATAAGGTTGATGAAGTTATGCTACCTGGGTTTCGATTTCACCCAACTGATGAGGAGCTAGTTGGTTTCTATCTCAAGAGGAAGATTCAACAAAGACCTCTCTCAATTGAGCTAATCAAGCAACTTGATATCTATAAATATGATCCTTGGGATCTACCAA AGTTGGCAACCACAGGTGAGAAAGAATGGTATTTCTACTGCCCAAGGGACAGGAAATATAGGAACAGTGCAAGACCGAACAGAGTCACAGGAGCTGGGTTTTGGAAAGCCACTGGAACAGATAGGCCTATCTACTCATCTGAAGGTAGTAAGTGCATTGGTTTGAAGAAGTCCCTTGTGTTCTACAAAGGAAGAGCTGCAAAAGGGATCAAAACTGACTGGATGATGCATGAGTTTCGGCTACCTTCTCTTACCGACTCGGCCCCATCCAAGAGGCCCACGGCTAAAACCCTTCCTGCCAAT GACTCATGGGCAATTTGCAGGATATTCAAGAAAACCAACTCCATGGCACAGAGAGCTCTTTCTCACTCTTGGGTCTCTCCATTAACTGAGACCAATGGATCTGATGTATTAACCCAAGGTGTACACTGCACTCAGTACAGTTCAGAGAATATCTCTTGCACTACTGCAGCTGGATCTGCAATCCAGTTTTCTTGTAATAATGACTTACAACAGTCATCATGTACTAGTTTCTCTCCTCTAGAGATCCCCTCCTACAAACCCATTAACCAAACAGTCTGTAAAACTTCTATACTTCCTATTTCAAATGGAGATCTTCCCACAGGTTTCATGTTTTCTCCACTTGAAATGCCAGGACCTGCTAAGTGTACAGTTGATGTTGCTTCCATGCTTTTCAACTTGTCACCAGCCTTATTCATGGATGTCAGTAAAGCCTCTGAAAGTATAGATTTCAATGGACCACAGCAGCAGTGTAATGGCCTCTCAATCATTCTACCACAGGAGATGCAAGGGAACATGGCTACCGGTGTAGAGGAGACATGCTCAAGGAAGAACTCAAATGCCTCTCCTACAATCAATGAGTGGGGAACTGTTAGATCCATTGGATTCCCATTTAGCTTACCACCAACTATGCCCGATGCCTGGAAGACCATTTCGCCGTGGGACTCTCCCTCATGTCCTAGTGAGATGTCAGCCAACTATTCCACAAACAAGTGCTATAACTAA
- the LOC122672083 gene encoding pentatricopeptide repeat-containing protein DOT4, chloroplastic-like codes for MEQCASHPSTLDHMSLVFRYIERPNVAMWRLMIRGYASDVNPFKSLSYFRDMQWTKQNAFLEPFICASVIKACGRLKAIPEGKSVHCQVIRLGLDSNVNIPNTLIHFYSNSSSLLSSSRVLFDGIPHRTIVTVNCMISGFMKNKLLDLGLSLLNQALDGSLDLEVKPNDVTLVLLISGCAEFGDLGVGTSLHCYCCKTSLSVEMRICNALINMYAKFGRIYEAAMLFKEMPWKDLFSWNTMISGYVVNNNCGKALTLFREMRVRGVEGDGVTLISLISACSQGRDLDAGKRIHAYMKTSGIGTTVPVGTALIHMYSKCGLIEFARKVFDELSGKNIVSWNCMISGYIECGHFREAFWLFDMIQCEKLKPDEVTMLGLISACRNSGELNHGIHVHSYAEKSGLHEKTVVGNALIDMYAKCGSMSRAKRVFDKMLERDVISWTSIIVGHAINGEGEEALIAFQQMCASRIEPNAVTFIGVLSACNHAGLVDDGRRMYGIMCKVYSIKPMIEHSGCMVDMFARAGMLEEAQEFVKNMSVEPNAVIWRMLVSGCSVKGDVDLGLSLVNKLIGLKRLHAPEDFVISSKIFAEAGRWDDVLCARSLMVDNQILKRPGKSSIAGAYEPLDELCS; via the coding sequence ATGGAGCAGTGTGCATCACATCCATCGACGCTTGATCATATGTCTCTTGTTTTTCGATATATTGAGCGACCCAATGTGGCCATGTGGAGACTCATGATTCGAGGATATGCTTCGGATGTCAATCCATTCAAGTCTCTCTCTTATTTCCGAGACATGCAGTGGACGAAACAGAATGCTTTTCTTGAACCCTTCATCTGTGCTTCAGTGATCAAAGCTTGTGGGAGATTGAAAGCCATTCCAGAGGGTAAATCAGTTCACTGTCAAGTGATCAGGCTTGGTTTAGATTCCAATGTCAACATACCGAACACTCTAATTCACTTCTATTCGAATTCTTCGAGCTTGTTGAGCAGCTCTCGGGTCCTGTTTGATGGAATTCCTCACAGAACCATCGTCACGGTTAACTGTATGATTTCGGGGTTCATGAAAAACAAACTTCTGGATTTGGGTTTGAGTTTATTAAATCAAGCTCTGGATGGTTCTCTTGATTTGGAAGTGAAACCAAATGATGTTACTCTCGTACTTTTGATATCTGGTTGTGCTGAATTTGGAGACTTGGGCGTTGGAACATCGCTTCATTGTTACTGCTGCAAAACATCCCTGTCTGTCGAGATGAGAATCTGTAATGCTTTGATTAACATGTATGCCAAATTTGGACGCATATATGAAGCTGCGATGCTGTTCAAGGAAATGCCTTGGAAAGATTTGTTTTCATGGAATACGATGATTTCTGGCTATGTTGTGAACAACAATTGTGGTAAAGCTCTGACACTGTTTAGAGAAATGAGAGTTAGAGGCGTTGAAGGTGATGGAGTGACTCTGATTAGTTTGATCTCTGCATGTTCTCAGGGTAGAGATCTTGATGCGGGAAAGAGGATTCACGCTTATATGAAGACAAGTGGAATAGGCACCACTGTTCCTGTAGGGACAGCTTTGATTCACATGTACTCCAAATGTGGGCTCATAGAATTTGCTAGAAAAGTTTTTGACGAATTATCAGGCAAAAATATTGTATCTTGGAACTGTATGATATCTGGATATATCGAATGCGGTCATTTCAGAGAGGCTTTCTGGCTTTTTGATATGATTCAATGTGAAAAGCTCAAGCCAGATGAAGTTACAATGCTGGGACTGATCTCAGCTTGCCGAAACTCTGGAGAATTGAATCATGGCATTCATGTCCACTCATATGCAGAGAAGAGTGGTCTCCATGAGAAGACCGTTGTGGGTAATGCTCTTATAGATATGTATGCAAAATGTGGGAGCATGAGCAGAGCTAAAAGAGTCTTTGATAAGATGCTTGAAAGGGATGTTATCTCATGGACCTCAATCATAGTTGGTCATGCCATTAATGGCGAAGGAGAGGAAGCTCTCATTGCTTTTCAGCAAATGTGTGCTTCGAGAATTGAGCCTAATGCGGTCACATTCATTGGAGTTCTGTCAGCGTGCAATCATGCTGGGTTGGTGGATGATGGCCGGAGGATGTATGGGATAATGTGTAAAGTGTATAGTATTAAGCCCATGATTGAGCATTCTGGATGCATGGTTGACATGTTTGCACGGGCTGGAATGCTGGAGGAAGCTCAAGAATTTGTCAAGAACATGTCTGTTGAACCGAATGCAGTTATATGGAGGATGTTAGTGAGTGGTTGTAGTGTTAAAGGGGATGTTGATCTTGgattgagcttggtgaataagcTCATAGGGCTGAAAAGGTTGCATGCTCCTGAAGATTTTGTGATCTCTTCCAAAATTTTTGCGGAAGCAGGAAGGTGGGATGATGTTCTGTGTGCAAGAAGTTTGATGGTGGACAACCAAATCCTCAAAAGACCAGGAAAAAGCTCAATTGCTGGTGCTTATGAACCTTTAGATGAATTATGTTCGTGA
- the LOC122670934 gene encoding probable methyltransferase PMT2: MAMKLNSGDSRTRSSVSIFIVIGLCCFFYILGAWQKSGFGKGDSIAVEITKQTDCSAPSNLNFETHHGGDARAIDDSDLKAQVFEPCRASYTDYTPCQDQKRAMTFPRENMNYRERHCPPEKEKLHCLIPAPKGYVTPFPWPKSRDYVPYANAPYKSLTVEKAVQNWIQYEGNVFRFPGGGTQFPQGADTYIDQLASVIPIENGTVRTALDTGCGVASWGAYLWKRNVIAMSFAPRDSHEAQVQFALERGVPAVIGVLGTIKLPYPSRAFDMAHCSRCLIPWHGNDGMYMMEIDRVLRPGGYWVLSGPPINWKNHYKAWQRPKKELQEEQRKIEDMAKLLCWEKKHEKDDIAIWRKRVNAKSCHGRQDDSRANMCESKNADDVWYKKMEVCITPYPKVNNPNEVAGGELKSFPQRLNAVPPRIAGGSVTGVSVEKYLDDNKLWKKHVKAYKKINHIIDSGRYRNIMDMNAGLGSFAAALESPKLWVMNVVPTISDKNTLGVIYERGLIGIYHDWCEAFSTYPRTYDFIHANGVFSLYKDKCKAEDILLEMDRILRPEGAVILRDEVDVLIKVKKIVEGMRWNTKMVDHEDGPLVGEKVLFAVKQYWVVGGKNSTSS, translated from the exons ATGGCTATGAAATTGAACTCAGGGGACAGTAGGACTCGGAGCTCTGTATCTATATTTATTGTCATTGGTTTATGTTGTTTCTTCTATATTTTGGGAGCTTGGCAGAAAAGTGGTTTTGGAAAAGGAGACAGCATAGCTGTAGAGATAACCAAGCAAACAGACTGCAGTGCCCCGTCAAATCTGAATTTTGAGACCCACCATGGTGGTGATGCACGAGCAATTGATGATTCTGATTTAAAAGCTCAAGTGTTTGAGCCATGCCGTGCTAGCTATACTGATTACACACCCTGCCAAGATCAGAAGCGGGCTATGACCTTTCCCAGGGAGAATATGAATTACAGAGAAAGACACTGTCCTCCAGAGAAAGAGAAGCTGCATTGCCTAATTCCGGCACCAAAAGGATACGTGACTCCATTTCCTTGGCCAAAGAGTCGTGATTATGTACCATATGCAAATGCACCATATAAGAGCTTGACAGTCGAGAAGGCTGTCCAGAACTGGATTCAGTATGAGGGCAATGTGTTTCGGTTTCCTGGTGGAGGAACACAATTTCCTCAAGGAGCTGATACATATATTGATCAACTTGCGTCCGTGATTCCAATTGAAAACGGCACGGTTAGAACTGCATTGGACACTGGTTGTGGG GTTGCGAGTTGGGGTGCATACCTTTGGAAAAGAAATGTAATAGCGATGTCATTTGCCCCAAGAGATTCACATGAAGcacaagttcaatttgctttggaAAGGGGTGTGCCAGCAGTCATTGGTGTTCTTGGAACCATAAAGCTGCCATATCCATCTAGGGCCTTTGATATGGCTCACTGTTCTCGCTGCTTGATTCCATGGCATGGAAATG ATGGCATGTACATGATGGAAATAGATCGAGTTCTTAGACCTGGTGGCTACTGGGTACTGTCTGGTCCTCCCATTAATTGGAAGAATCACTATAAAGCATGGCAGCGTCCTAAGAAGGAACTCCAAGAGGAACAAAGAAAGATTGAAGATATGGCCAAACTTCTTTGCTGGGAAAAGAAACATGAAAAGGATGATATTGCCATCTGGAGGAAGAGAGTAAATGCCAAGTCATGTCATGGGAGACAAGATGATTCTCGTGCTAATATGTGTGAATCCAAAAATGCAGATGATGTTTG GTACAAGAAAATGGAGGTGTGTATAACTCCTTATCCCAAGGTTAATAATCCAAATGAAGTTGCTGGAGGGGAGCTTAAATCATTTCCCCAGAGGCTCAATGCTGTTCCTCCTAGAATAGCTGGTGGATCTGTCACCGGAGTTTCTGTTGAGAAGTACCTGGATGACAATAAATTATGGAAGAAGCATGTAAAGGCTTACAAGAAGATCAATCATATCATTGACTCAGGGAGGTATCGCAACATAATGGATATGAATGCTGGTTTGGGAAGTTTCGCAGCAGCACTTGAATCTCCCAAACTGTGGGTTATGAATGTTGTGCCTACAATTTCTGATAAAAACACTCTTGGTGTTATTTATGAACGAGGATTGATCGGCATATATCATGACTG GTGTGAGGCTTTCTCTACATATCCAAGGACGTACGATTTTATTCATGCCAATGGTGTTTTCAGCTTATACAAGGATAA ATGTAAGGCAGAAGACATTCTTCTAGAGATGGACCGGATCTTGAGACCCGAGGGTGCAGTCATACTGCGTGATGAAGTTGATGTGCTGATCAAGGTGAAGAAAATTGTTGAAGGGATGAGGTGGAATACAAAAATGGTAGATCATGAAGATGGTCCCCTGGTCGGTGAAAAAGTACTCTTTGCTGTCAAACAGTATTGGGTTGTAGGTGGGAAGAACTCAACATCTTCGTGA
- the LOC122672084 gene encoding protein PHYTOCHROME KINASE SUBSTRATE 1-like, with protein MATVTLTSACDANLSRTLACESSNTHVRDASFSSYLHSTEETFILKLEELTRNPSPTINGPQEPLSQYQISLGRKKTDGEISIFGAERYFNGGIDDNTQQIAKKGVVKQHHRDEHPNLQFVKAKIKHRTPSTCSKLSWNSQSALLPSLLRDQSPNKKIRLQGKRFFSTFDCKCSCSDKKSIDVAKNIRESKNSRNYKSKVDNRGSYEKKMIVKEPTEIDQGPIDLVGTGIKQKQFKEEMLLEKFEKLCFSMVGLEGEKPRKTFDVFGSPVGDLRLNPPATSGSCQNGMLEVDMESDASSDLFEIESLSGNAYQCLSRQGSDGMSSCLTPTCYEPSAASIDWSAVTASAANFSTVSDHEERGSVSLALKSNKTIMTKTGTNSTIAKEQRPITLLGCRSHKAVKVAADAYKMSEKGSPNPNTRRQWPGLCDPFAPIARFQAKTKGHRF; from the exons ATGGCTACTGTTACATTAACATCAGCCTGTGATGCTAACCTTTCCCGGACCTTGGCCTGCGAAAGCAGCAATACCCATGTTCGTGATGCCTCATTTTCTTCTTATCTTCATAGCACAGAAGAGACCTTCATACTGAAACTCGAGGAGTTGACGCGAAATCCGTCTCCCACTATCAATGGACCACAAGAGCCTCTGTCTCAATACCAAATAAGTTTAGGAAGAAAGAAAACTGATGGTGAAATTAGCATCTTCGGTGCTGAAAGGTACTTCAATGGTGGGATCGATGACAATACACAACAAATTGCCAAGAAGGGGGTGGTAAAGCAGCATCACAGAGATGAGCATCCCAATTTACAATTCGTAAAAGCCAAAATCAAGCATAGAACTCCAAGTACCTGTTCAAAGTTGAGTTGGAATAGCCAAAGTGCATTACTGCCAAGTCTCTTGAGAGACCAGTCACCAAATAAGAAAATTAGGTTACAAGGTAAGAGATTTTTTTCTACATTCGACTGCAAATGCTCTTGTTCTGATAAGAAATCCATTGATGTGGCCAAAAACATCAGGGAAAGTAAGAATTCAAGAAACTACAAGAGCAAGGTCGATAACAGGGGGTCTTATGAAAAAAAGATGATCGTCAAGGAACCCACTGAAATCGATCAAGGTCCCATTGATTTGGTTGGAACTGGAATCAAGCAAAAGCAGTTCAAAGAAGAAATGCTGTTGGAGAAGTTCGAAAAGCTATGTTTTTCTATGGTGGGACTAGAGGGAGAGAAGCCAAGGAAGACATTCGATGTATTTGGATCCCCAGTTGGAGACTTGAGACTGAATCCCCCAGCAACTTCTGGCAGCTGCCAAAATGGGATGCTTGAAGTAGACATGGAGAGCGATGCAAGTTCAGACTTGTTCGAGATCGAGTCTCTCTCAGGGAATGCATATCAGTGTCTCAGTCGACAGGGATCAGATGGCATGTCAAGCTGCCTGACACCAACATGTTACGAGCCAAGCGCAGCGAGCATTGACTGGAGTGCTGTCACTGCCAGCGCTGCCAATTTCTCGACAGTATCGGATCATGAGGAGAGAGGATCAGTTTCATTAGCTCTTAAAAGT AACAAAACCATCATGACCAAGACAGGAACAAACTCAACCATAGCCAAGGAACAGAGACCCATTACGTTATTAGGTTGCAGAAGTCATAAAGCAGTGAAGGTAGCGGCTGATGCATATAAGATGTCTGAGAAGGGAAGCCCAAACCCCAACACAAGAAGGCAGTGGCCAGGGTTGTGTGATCCTTTCGCGCCAATTGCAAGGTTCCAAGCCAAGACAAAAGGCCATCGATTCTGA